Part of the Leptolyngbya sp. BL0902 genome, GGCCCGAGCATTATGGCTGATACGTCTGCGTAGATCGTGATCATGCCACAGCGTATCGATGGCTTCAGTCATGCTGTCCACACAGTTTGGCTTGACAAGCCATCCCGTTTCTCCATGAATAACATAATCATCGGCCCCGTAGAGATTAGTTAAAATGAGAGGCCGACCCATCATCATGGCATCAATGATGGTTACTTGACCCGCAGCGGTAACGTCTTTTTTAGGAAGCAATGGAAGTACACTGAGACGTGCCTGCTGGGCAAGTCGGAGGCAATCGTCGCGACTGATGCCAAAGGGCAATTCAACCTGTTCTGGAACTGCAACGCCCTGAACGGCTGATTCGCTAGTGGCCACAACAGTTTTTAGGTTTAATCTCTTGACGGCTTCAAAGAAAGTTGGAAAATCCCGATGAGCAGATCCAAGCGATGTGATAAAGGGGTTCTCAGTGTCTTCATGGTATTCAATGGGAATTTCTGAGCCAGTGTAGGGGACAAACTCAAAACGACTTTTGGGCAAGCCTAGCCATTGGCTATAGATATTCACCTCGCGACGAGTATGGACGATAAAATAATTGACATCTTTTAAGCTAAACTGAGCCAATTTGCGACGGAGCCCAGTGCTGCAAGTTCCCACATTGAAGATCCACGCGATTACAGGTTTTTTACGAAATCGTAGTGCTTGTTGGAGCCCTATGGCGGCAGGCAATTGAGGATAGGCAGTTATGATGCCCTCTGTCGAGGCGTTCAAGGCGCTAGAGGCGTGTCTCATGTAGACTGACCATTCCCGTACTGAGGTGTACTTTGACTTGCGTGTGTGCCATTTTGGCAGTGGCTCTGGGCGGGGAATAATAGTTAATTCATGATTATTTCCAGGCACATAGGGAACCAGCCATGGATCGGTAGTAGTTATATTTTCAACATCGATGAAGGGTGCAGCTACAGACCATTTCATATGAACTCCTCACATCTAAGCGCAGGATTTAGGATGAATTTTA contains:
- a CDS encoding glycosyltransferase family 4 protein — translated: MKWSVAAPFIDVENITTTDPWLVPYVPGNNHELTIIPRPEPLPKWHTRKSKYTSVREWSVYMRHASSALNASTEGIITAYPQLPAAIGLQQALRFRKKPVIAWIFNVGTCSTGLRRKLAQFSLKDVNYFIVHTRREVNIYSQWLGLPKSRFEFVPYTGSEIPIEYHEDTENPFITSLGSAHRDFPTFFEAVKRLNLKTVVATSESAVQGVAVPEQVELPFGISRDDCLRLAQQARLSVLPLLPKKDVTAAGQVTIIDAMMMGRPLILTNLYGADDYVIHGETGWLVKPNCVDSMTEAIDTLWHDHDLRRRISHNARAYALEHFSFSASGRQLGQVLDRFSF